Proteins encoded together in one Streptomyces sp. NBC_01216 window:
- a CDS encoding glycosyltransferase 87 family protein, with product MTAPVLIRTRARKWPLATAAAVCLLSFAAFWVAQRLAHVNMLDVMVYRAEGETVRAGGDLYAMRATSANLAMTYPPFAGLLFVPLTLVGVPLMRTLTTAGNLLLVVALVQLSLRLVRPSLARADLWRATFLVAAVVVWSEPVWTTLRYGQINLLIAVAVLWDFTRREGSRWAGLGIGLATAVKLTPGLFVVLLLVVGLLRWRAERGWNTWLRTGVTATAVFLGTTLASGLALPHDAKRFWTGTLFETGRVGFAEETANQSVRGVLARLMHTDDPGMWWVATAAVLGAAAMTLAVRAALRGDTAMAVVVCAVTALMISPISWSHHWVWCVPLLVLLVDRRARVRPDWAVPAVALVFASFALWWVPHDPGRPELDQNAGQMLLSAVYPLTMTALFAGYALTRWRQAVANE from the coding sequence GTGACCGCGCCCGTCCTCATCCGCACCCGTGCCCGCAAGTGGCCCCTCGCCACCGCCGCGGCGGTGTGCCTGCTCTCCTTCGCCGCCTTCTGGGTCGCCCAGCGCCTCGCACACGTGAACATGCTCGACGTGATGGTGTACCGGGCCGAGGGCGAGACGGTCCGGGCCGGCGGTGACCTGTACGCGATGCGGGCCACCTCGGCGAACCTCGCCATGACGTATCCCCCGTTCGCCGGGCTGCTGTTCGTGCCGCTGACGCTGGTGGGCGTCCCGTTGATGCGGACGCTGACGACCGCGGGGAACCTCCTGCTGGTGGTCGCGCTGGTCCAGCTGTCGCTCCGGCTGGTCCGCCCGTCCCTCGCCCGCGCGGATCTGTGGCGGGCGACGTTCCTGGTGGCCGCCGTCGTGGTCTGGTCGGAGCCGGTGTGGACGACGTTGCGGTACGGACAGATCAACCTGCTGATCGCGGTCGCCGTGCTCTGGGACTTCACCCGGCGCGAGGGAAGCCGCTGGGCCGGGCTCGGAATCGGCCTCGCCACCGCGGTGAAGCTCACACCCGGCCTCTTCGTCGTGCTGCTGCTGGTCGTGGGTCTGCTGCGGTGGCGCGCCGAGCGCGGCTGGAACACATGGCTCCGGACCGGGGTCACCGCGACGGCCGTCTTCCTGGGGACGACGCTGGCCAGCGGGCTGGCGCTGCCACACGACGCGAAGCGCTTCTGGACCGGGACACTCTTCGAGACCGGCCGGGTCGGCTTCGCCGAGGAGACCGCCAACCAGTCGGTGCGCGGGGTACTGGCCCGGCTCATGCACACCGACGACCCGGGCATGTGGTGGGTGGCGACGGCGGCCGTTCTCGGCGCGGCGGCCATGACTCTGGCGGTGCGGGCGGCGCTGCGCGGGGACACGGCGATGGCCGTGGTGGTCTGCGCGGTCACCGCCCTGATGATCAGCCCCATATCGTGGTCCCACCACTGGGTCTGGTGCGTCCCGCTGCTGGTCCTGCTGGTGGACCGGCGCGCGCGGGTACGGCCGGACTGGGCGGTGCCCGCGGTCGCGCTGGTTTTCGCCTCGTTCGCGCTGTGGTGGGTGCCGCACGACCCCGGGCGTCCCGAGCTCGACCAGAACGCCGGCCAGATGCTGCTGTCCGCGGTCTATCCGCTGACGATGACGGCGCTGTTCGCGGGATACGCCCTCACCCGGTGGCGTCAGGCCGTGGCGAACGAGTAG
- a CDS encoding NADH-ubiquinone oxidoreductase-F iron-sulfur binding region domain-containing protein, translating to MNVPLPDVPEVRVVGLPQLTQGFDLVERLGLDMHLKVHGPLEPLSGDQLAQLADDISLTGRGGAGFPFGRKLRAVGKAAIRRGVRPVVVVNGSEGEPACRKDTVLLNRAPHLILDGALLAAEALGARTLIVAVTRNSTEISIRSALAERGLSDRRGQALRARVVRTPERMVSGEASAVIRAASGGPALPPGRRERAAESGVGGAPTLLSNAETFAQLAIAARIGPQRYAHTGLDSEPGTVLLTISGAVARPMVVEVPTGVPLRYALQLAGAPPLPQGVLTGGYHGNWIDSVAVHNATVSRASLAAVGGALGAGAILPIGPETCPLGESLRVANWLAAETAGQCGPCRLGLPAAAGGLSDLLNGGGPAALEALREVTQAVKGRGACKHPDGSARFFASTLSAFTDDLAAHVLNGGCGRPTIGVLPLPAAGYQDAEESIPSGEKLAVDWTLCQGHGLCADLVPELIRLGPDGYPALADASVPTHLRGRAQRAVRRCPALALRVEPAPAERPALPPGSGRKALGSGRS from the coding sequence GTGAACGTCCCGCTCCCCGATGTCCCCGAGGTCCGGGTGGTCGGCCTGCCCCAACTCACTCAGGGATTCGACCTGGTGGAGCGGCTCGGGCTCGACATGCATCTGAAGGTGCACGGACCGCTGGAACCCCTCAGCGGTGACCAGCTCGCCCAGCTCGCCGACGACATATCCCTGACCGGCCGCGGCGGCGCCGGCTTCCCCTTCGGACGCAAACTCCGGGCGGTCGGCAAGGCGGCGATCCGACGCGGGGTACGCCCCGTCGTCGTGGTCAACGGCAGTGAGGGCGAACCGGCCTGCCGCAAGGACACGGTGCTGCTCAACCGGGCTCCGCACCTCATCCTGGACGGCGCGCTGCTGGCGGCCGAGGCGCTCGGCGCCCGAACGCTCATCGTCGCCGTGACCCGGAACTCCACGGAGATCTCCATCCGCTCGGCCCTCGCCGAGCGGGGCCTGTCCGACCGGCGCGGCCAGGCGCTGCGCGCGCGGGTCGTCCGCACCCCTGAGCGGATGGTCTCCGGGGAGGCATCGGCGGTCATCCGTGCCGCTTCCGGGGGCCCCGCCCTGCCGCCCGGCCGCCGGGAACGCGCGGCCGAGTCCGGCGTCGGCGGCGCGCCGACACTGCTGTCGAACGCCGAGACCTTCGCGCAGCTGGCGATCGCCGCCCGGATCGGTCCGCAGCGCTACGCCCACACCGGACTCGACTCCGAGCCGGGAACGGTCCTGCTGACCATCTCCGGGGCGGTCGCGCGCCCCATGGTGGTCGAGGTCCCGACGGGTGTCCCGCTGCGGTACGCGCTCCAGCTGGCCGGGGCCCCACCGCTCCCCCAGGGCGTTCTGACCGGCGGGTACCACGGCAACTGGATCGACTCGGTCGCCGTCCACAACGCGACCGTCTCGCGCGCGTCGCTGGCGGCGGTAGGCGGAGCCCTGGGCGCCGGCGCGATCCTGCCCATCGGTCCGGAGACCTGCCCGCTCGGCGAGTCCCTGCGGGTCGCGAACTGGCTGGCGGCGGAGACGGCCGGGCAGTGCGGGCCCTGTCGGCTGGGCCTGCCCGCCGCGGCAGGCGGTCTCTCGGACCTGCTGAACGGCGGCGGTCCGGCCGCGCTGGAGGCGCTGCGGGAGGTCACGCAGGCAGTGAAGGGCCGCGGAGCGTGCAAGCACCCGGACGGCTCGGCCCGCTTCTTCGCCTCGACGCTCTCCGCGTTCACCGACGATCTCGCCGCCCACGTGCTCAACGGCGGCTGCGGCCGGCCGACGATCGGGGTGCTGCCGCTGCCCGCGGCCGGCTACCAAGACGCGGAGGAGTCGATTCCGAGCGGTGAGAAGCTCGCGGTGGACTGGACGCTCTGCCAGGGGCACGGCCTGTGCGCGGACCTCGTACCGGAGCTGATCAGGCTGGGCCCGGACGGCTACCCGGCACTCGCCGACGCGTCCGTGCCGACGCATCTGCGGGGCCGCGCCCAGCGCGCCGTGCGCCGTTGTCCCGCGCTGGCCCTGCGCGTGGAGCCGGCCCCGGCCGAACGCCCCGCCCTGCCGCCCGGCTCCGGCCGCAAGGCCCTGGGCAGCGGCCGGAGTTGA
- the leuS gene encoding leucine--tRNA ligase produces the protein MSEMNSAAETAAPHRYTAAMAADIEARWQDFWDTEGTYEAPNPTGDLAGDPEIAARPKKFIMDMFPYPSGAGLHVGHPLGYIATDVYARHARMSGHNVLHTLGFDAFGLPAEQYAVQTGTHPRVSTEANMENMKVQLRRLGLGHDKRRSFATIDPEYYKWTQWIFLQIFDSWYDEEAGKARPIATLVERFENGTREVPGARPWGELSAAERSDLLSEYRLAYASDAPVNWCPGLGTVLANEEVTADGRSERGNFPVFKSKLRQWNMRITAYADRLLGDLDALDWPDAIKLQQRNWIGRSEGARVDFPVGDTGAITVFTTRQDTLFGATYMVLAPEHDLIEKIVPAAWPEGTHDVWTGGHANPAEAVDAYRKQAAAKSEVERQAEAKDKTGVFTGAYATNPVSGEQVPVFIADYVLMGYGTGAIMAVPAHDSRDFAFARAFELPMRCVVEPSDDRGTDPAAWDDAFSSYEARLVNSSNEDVALDGLGVVDAKARITAWLAERGIGEGTVNFRLRDWLFSRQRYWGEPFPIVYDEDGVAHALPASMLPLELPEVDDYSPRTFDPDDADTRPETPLSRNADWVNVTLDLGDGPRKYRRETNTMPNWAGSCWYELRYLDPNNSGKLVDPAIEQYWMGPREGMPTGGVDLYVGGAEHAVLHLLYARFWSKVLFDLGHISSAEPFHKLYNQGMIQAFVYRDARGIAVPAAEVVERDGAFFHGDEKVSRVLGKMGKSLKNAVTPDEICAEYGADTLRLYEMAMGPLDVSRPWDTRAVVGQYRLLQRLWRNVVDESTGEVTVADAEPTEDTLRALNKAIDGVAQDMAAMRFNTAIAKITELNNHLTKTPGPLPRPVAEQLVLLIAPLAPHIAEELWRKLGHAGSVVHQDFPVADPAYVVDETVTCVVQIKGKVKARLEVSPSITDAELEALALGDPHVTAALGGAEIRKVIVRAPKLVNIVA, from the coding sequence ATGAGCGAGATGAATTCGGCTGCCGAGACGGCGGCCCCGCATCGTTATACGGCGGCCATGGCCGCCGACATCGAGGCACGCTGGCAGGACTTCTGGGACACCGAGGGAACCTACGAGGCACCGAATCCCACCGGTGACCTGGCGGGCGACCCGGAGATCGCCGCCCGGCCCAAGAAGTTCATCATGGACATGTTCCCGTACCCCTCGGGCGCGGGACTGCACGTCGGTCATCCGCTGGGGTACATCGCCACCGACGTGTACGCCCGCCACGCGCGCATGTCCGGGCACAACGTCCTGCACACCCTGGGCTTCGACGCCTTCGGCCTGCCCGCCGAGCAGTACGCGGTGCAGACCGGCACGCACCCGCGGGTGTCCACCGAGGCCAACATGGAGAACATGAAGGTCCAGCTGCGCCGGCTGGGCCTGGGTCACGACAAGCGCCGGTCGTTCGCCACGATCGACCCGGAGTACTACAAGTGGACGCAGTGGATCTTCCTGCAGATCTTCGACTCCTGGTACGACGAAGAGGCCGGCAAGGCCCGCCCGATCGCCACGCTGGTCGAGCGGTTCGAGAACGGCACCCGTGAGGTGCCGGGCGCGCGCCCGTGGGGCGAACTGAGTGCCGCGGAGCGCTCCGACCTGCTGAGCGAGTACCGCCTGGCGTACGCCTCCGACGCCCCCGTGAACTGGTGCCCGGGTCTGGGTACGGTGCTGGCCAACGAGGAGGTCACCGCCGACGGGCGCTCCGAGCGCGGCAACTTCCCCGTCTTCAAGTCCAAGCTGCGCCAGTGGAACATGCGGATCACCGCCTACGCGGACCGTCTGCTGGGCGACCTGGACGCCCTGGACTGGCCCGATGCCATCAAGCTGCAGCAGCGCAACTGGATCGGCCGGTCCGAGGGCGCCCGCGTCGACTTCCCGGTCGGCGACACCGGCGCGATCACGGTCTTCACCACCCGCCAGGACACCCTGTTCGGCGCCACCTACATGGTCCTGGCCCCCGAGCACGACCTGATCGAGAAGATCGTTCCGGCCGCCTGGCCCGAGGGCACCCACGACGTGTGGACCGGCGGCCACGCCAACCCGGCCGAGGCCGTCGACGCGTACCGCAAGCAGGCCGCCGCCAAGTCCGAGGTGGAGCGGCAGGCCGAGGCCAAGGACAAGACCGGTGTCTTCACCGGCGCGTACGCGACCAACCCGGTCAGCGGGGAGCAGGTCCCGGTCTTCATCGCCGACTACGTCCTGATGGGCTACGGCACCGGCGCGATCATGGCCGTCCCGGCCCATGACTCCCGCGACTTCGCCTTCGCTCGCGCCTTCGAACTGCCGATGCGCTGCGTCGTGGAACCAAGCGACGACCGCGGCACCGACCCGGCGGCCTGGGACGACGCCTTCTCCTCGTACGAGGCCAGGCTGGTCAACTCCTCGAACGAGGACGTGGCCCTGGACGGTCTGGGCGTCGTCGACGCCAAGGCGAGGATCACCGCCTGGCTGGCCGAGCGCGGCATCGGCGAAGGCACCGTCAACTTCCGCCTGCGCGACTGGCTGTTCAGCCGCCAGCGCTACTGGGGCGAGCCGTTCCCGATCGTCTACGACGAGGACGGCGTCGCGCACGCGCTGCCCGCGTCGATGCTGCCGCTGGAACTGCCGGAGGTCGACGACTACTCGCCGCGCACCTTCGACCCGGACGACGCCGACACCCGTCCGGAGACCCCGCTGTCCCGCAACGCCGACTGGGTGAACGTCACGCTGGACCTGGGCGACGGCCCCAGGAAGTACCGACGCGAGACCAACACCATGCCCAACTGGGCCGGCTCCTGCTGGTACGAGCTGCGCTACCTGGACCCGAACAACTCCGGGAAGCTGGTCGACCCCGCCATCGAGCAGTACTGGATGGGGCCGCGCGAGGGCATGCCCACCGGGGGCGTCGACCTGTACGTCGGCGGCGCCGAGCACGCCGTGCTGCACCTGCTCTACGCGCGCTTCTGGTCCAAGGTCCTGTTCGACCTGGGCCACATCTCGTCGGCCGAGCCGTTCCACAAGCTGTACAACCAGGGCATGATCCAGGCATTCGTCTACCGCGACGCGCGCGGCATCGCTGTCCCCGCGGCCGAGGTCGTGGAGCGCGACGGCGCCTTCTTCCACGGGGACGAGAAGGTCAGCCGCGTCCTGGGCAAGATGGGCAAGTCCCTGAAGAACGCGGTCACCCCCGACGAGATCTGCGCCGAATACGGCGCCGACACCCTGCGCCTGTACGAGATGGCGATGGGGCCGCTGGACGTCTCCCGCCCCTGGGACACGCGCGCCGTCGTCGGCCAGTACCGGCTGCTGCAGCGTCTGTGGCGCAACGTCGTCGACGAGTCGACCGGTGAGGTGACGGTCGCCGACGCCGAGCCCACCGAGGACACCCTGCGTGCCCTGAACAAGGCGATCGACGGGGTCGCGCAGGACATGGCCGCGATGCGCTTCAACACCGCCATCGCCAAGATCACCGAGCTGAACAACCACCTGACCAAGACGCCCGGCCCGCTCCCGCGGCCGGTCGCCGAACAGCTGGTGCTCCTGATCGCCCCGCTGGCCCCGCACATCGCCGAGGAGCTCTGGCGCAAGCTGGGCCACGCCGGTTCGGTCGTCCACCAGGACTTCCCGGTAGCCGACCCGGCCTACGTGGTGGACGAGACCGTGACCTGCGTCGTGCAGATCAAGGGCAAGGTCAAGGCGCGCCTGGAGGTCTCCCCGTCGATCACCGACGCGGAGCTGGAGGCGCTGGCCCTGGGCGATCCGCACGTGACCGCCGCGCTCGGCGGCGCCGAGATCCGCAAGGTGATCGTGCGCGCACCGAAGCTGGTCAACATCGTGGCCTGA
- a CDS encoding DegV family protein has product MSRHVAIVTDSTAYLPPQTMERHAITAVPLTVVVDGQALEEGTEISARSLAQALQKRRPVTTSRPSPEVFAATYRAAADAGATGIVSLHLSAEFSGTYDAAVLAAKDASVPVRVVDTRMVGMALGFCALTAAEAVDAGGSLDEAVAAAEKRAAGTAAYFYVDTLDYLRRGGRIGAAQALLGSALAVKPLLELDGGRIELREKVRTASKAIARLEEIAVERAASEAVDVAVHHLSAPERAGALAERLRERIPAMAGLQVSEVGAVIGAHTGPGLLAVVVSPR; this is encoded by the coding sequence ATGTCCCGGCATGTCGCGATCGTCACCGATTCCACGGCCTACCTGCCACCCCAGACGATGGAGCGGCACGCCATCACAGCGGTACCGCTGACCGTCGTCGTCGACGGCCAGGCGCTCGAGGAGGGTACCGAGATCTCGGCCCGCTCACTGGCCCAGGCGCTCCAGAAACGCCGGCCGGTGACCACCTCCCGGCCGAGTCCCGAGGTCTTCGCGGCGACCTACCGCGCGGCGGCCGACGCCGGCGCGACCGGCATCGTCTCGCTTCATTTGTCCGCCGAGTTCTCGGGGACGTACGACGCCGCGGTGCTGGCGGCGAAGGACGCCTCCGTGCCCGTTCGGGTGGTGGACACCCGCATGGTGGGGATGGCGCTCGGCTTCTGCGCCCTCACGGCCGCCGAGGCCGTCGACGCGGGAGGCTCACTCGACGAGGCGGTCGCCGCGGCAGAGAAACGCGCCGCGGGGACCGCCGCCTACTTCTACGTCGACACGCTCGACTACCTTCGTCGCGGCGGTCGCATCGGAGCCGCGCAGGCGCTGCTCGGCTCCGCGCTGGCGGTCAAGCCGCTGCTCGAACTGGACGGCGGGCGGATCGAACTGAGAGAGAAGGTGCGTACGGCGTCGAAGGCCATCGCCCGCCTTGAGGAGATCGCCGTGGAACGTGCCGCGTCCGAGGCGGTGGACGTGGCGGTGCACCATCTGTCCGCACCCGAACGGGCCGGCGCGTTGGCCGAACGGCTACGGGAGCGCATCCCCGCCATGGCGGGGCTCCAGGTCTCCGAGGTCGGTGCGGTGATCGGGGCACACACCGGACCGGGATTGCTCGCCGTGGTCGTCTCGCCCCGCTGA
- a CDS encoding helix-hairpin-helix domain-containing protein — protein sequence MTIRTRISAAAASGPGRAPGPDGRARSGGRGSPVGRARLTAGGGQRAVVSGAAARYRGEALFPGAARDPRSDKPVDELSATADGSAAAVPPVSRRAAETEPPPGTREERAGPGRRERLGSALRDRLPVWVQSSCGLEPRALAALAVILVVAAGVAGWYFWAGGPEVVRAPEVVHAAPPAENGAPSGTQGVPEAPMLSAHPSSQTSGTAVVVDVNGKVRRPGVLTLPAGSRVADALRAAGGVRPGADLTGLNRARVLMDGEQVVVGLPPAEIRAGGGGVGAAGGAAVGTRAGPLSLNTATMEQLDALPGVGPVLARHIVDHRTRRGGFRTVAELREVSGIGERRFAELEPLVRP from the coding sequence ATGACTATTCGCACACGCATCTCGGCGGCAGCGGCCAGCGGACCGGGAAGGGCGCCAGGGCCGGACGGGCGCGCTCGCTCCGGTGGGCGAGGATCGCCCGTGGGGCGCGCTCGTCTCACGGCAGGCGGTGGACAGCGGGCGGTGGTGAGCGGGGCGGCGGCGCGGTACCGGGGAGAGGCGCTCTTCCCCGGAGCGGCCCGAGATCCACGGTCCGACAAGCCCGTCGACGAGCTTTCCGCCACGGCCGACGGCTCGGCGGCGGCCGTACCGCCGGTGAGCCGGCGAGCGGCGGAGACGGAACCCCCGCCCGGCACCCGGGAGGAGAGGGCGGGCCCCGGGCGGCGCGAGCGCCTGGGCTCCGCGCTGCGGGACCGGTTACCGGTGTGGGTGCAGTCCAGCTGCGGACTGGAGCCGCGGGCGTTGGCGGCGCTGGCTGTGATCCTGGTGGTGGCCGCGGGTGTCGCCGGATGGTACTTCTGGGCCGGAGGACCGGAGGTGGTCCGGGCACCTGAGGTCGTCCACGCGGCGCCGCCGGCGGAGAACGGGGCACCCTCCGGGACGCAGGGCGTCCCGGAGGCCCCGATGCTGTCCGCCCACCCCTCCTCGCAGACCTCGGGCACGGCGGTCGTCGTCGATGTGAACGGCAAGGTGCGACGGCCGGGGGTGCTCACCCTGCCGGCCGGATCGCGGGTCGCGGACGCGCTTCGCGCGGCGGGTGGAGTCCGGCCGGGCGCGGATCTGACGGGACTCAACCGTGCCCGGGTCCTCATGGACGGCGAGCAGGTCGTGGTCGGACTTCCCCCCGCGGAGATTCGGGCGGGGGGCGGAGGTGTCGGTGCGGCAGGCGGGGCCGCCGTCGGCACCCGGGCCGGGCCCTTGAGCCTCAACACGGCGACCATGGAGCAGCTTGACGCCCTTCCCGGGGTCGGGCCGGTCCTCGCCCGGCACATCGTCGACCACCGCACCCGACGCGGCGGCTTCCGCACGGTCGCCGAGTTGCGCGAGGTCAGCGGCATCGGCGAGCGCAGGTTCGCGGAGCTCGAACCACTGGTGCGGCCATGA